A stretch of the Bacillus sp. B-jedd genome encodes the following:
- a CDS encoding L-threonine 3-dehydrogenase has translation MKRIMITGALGQIGSELTLRLREIYGNDNVIATDIKQNSENEAALSGPYEILDVTDGNRMVEIAKKYNVDAVMHLAALLSATAEAKPVFAWNLNMGGLMNALETAREVDAQFFTPSSIGAFGPSTPKDGTPQDTIMRPVTMYGVNKVAGELLSDYYYHKFGVDTRGVRFPGLISYVAPPGGGTTDYAVEIYYEAVKNKRYASFIDKGTYMDMMYMPDALNAIVNLMEADPAKLVHRNSFNVTAMSFDPEGVAEEIRKHIPEFELTYAVDPVRQKIADSWPNSLDASAAAQEWGFKAEYDLAFMTKDMLEKVSKKM, from the coding sequence ATGAAACGAATCATGATTACCGGCGCCCTTGGGCAGATAGGCTCTGAGCTGACACTTAGGCTCCGTGAAATTTACGGAAACGACAATGTTATCGCAACAGACATTAAGCAAAACTCAGAAAATGAAGCGGCTTTGAGCGGACCGTATGAGATTCTTGATGTAACAGATGGGAACAGAATGGTGGAGATTGCAAAAAAATATAACGTGGACGCCGTGATGCACCTTGCCGCGCTCCTATCGGCGACAGCGGAAGCTAAGCCGGTCTTCGCCTGGAACCTGAATATGGGCGGATTGATGAATGCACTCGAAACAGCTCGTGAGGTTGATGCACAATTCTTTACGCCTAGTTCGATCGGCGCGTTTGGCCCTTCAACTCCGAAGGACGGTACCCCGCAGGATACAATCATGCGCCCAGTGACCATGTACGGAGTCAATAAAGTTGCCGGCGAGCTTCTTTCCGATTATTACTACCATAAATTTGGAGTCGATACACGCGGGGTTCGTTTCCCCGGGCTGATCTCCTATGTGGCTCCTCCTGGCGGGGGCACGACCGATTATGCGGTCGAAATTTATTATGAGGCTGTCAAAAATAAAAGATACGCGTCTTTTATTGATAAGGGCACCTATATGGACATGATGTATATGCCTGACGCCTTGAACGCGATTGTGAACCTAATGGAAGCGGACCCTGCAAAGCTGGTCCACAGAAACTCTTTCAATGTGACAGCAATGAGTTTCGATCCAGAAGGGGTTGCGGAGGAAATCAGGAAGCATATCCCTGAATTCGAGTTGACGTATGCGGTAGACCCGGTGCGCCAAAAAATAGCCGACAGCTGGCCAAACTCACTGGATGCTTCAGCCGCGGCACAGGAGTGGGGATTCAAGGCTGAGTACGACCTAGCTTTCATGACTAAAGACATGCTTGAGAAAGTAAGCAAAAAAATGTAA
- the selD gene encoding selenide, water dikinase SelD, which yields MEVDKLSEQEKIRLTSLSTKAGUGCKIGPEDLAQVLRLLPKQDPVPELLVGHETSDDAGVYLLTESIALIQTVDYFTPIVDDPYMFGQIAAANSLSDVYAMGGDPKTVLNIVGYPIKKLGPEMLSEILRGAGDKVKEAGALTIGGHSIDDQEPKFGLSVTGLVHPEKVWKNVGAVPGDALVLTKPLGVGIMTTGIKRGAVTAEQEEKVTSVMAMLNKTAAEALKKYTPHAVTDVTGFGLLGHGSEMAGGSKVSFEVDFAKVPYLEGTLELARDGVVPGGSKSNHAWLKDDILYNGLSVEEQLIACDAITSGGLLVSMPADQAVNYVADLHALGLEEASVIGKVTEQKEKLIYISKK from the coding sequence ATGGAGGTGGACAAATTGAGCGAGCAGGAAAAAATCCGCCTGACCTCTTTATCAACGAAAGCAGGTTGAGGCTGCAAAATTGGTCCTGAGGACCTGGCGCAAGTTTTGCGCCTTTTGCCAAAGCAAGACCCAGTCCCGGAGCTTTTGGTCGGGCATGAGACTTCCGATGATGCGGGAGTTTATCTATTAACAGAATCGATTGCATTGATCCAGACAGTGGATTATTTCACTCCTATTGTGGATGACCCCTATATGTTTGGGCAAATTGCTGCCGCCAATTCTTTGAGTGATGTATATGCAATGGGCGGCGACCCGAAGACAGTCCTGAATATCGTCGGGTATCCGATAAAAAAACTCGGACCGGAAATGTTGTCGGAAATACTGCGCGGTGCCGGAGATAAAGTGAAGGAAGCTGGCGCGCTTACAATTGGCGGCCATTCCATCGACGACCAGGAACCGAAATTCGGTTTATCCGTCACGGGGCTCGTCCATCCGGAAAAAGTGTGGAAAAATGTTGGTGCCGTCCCGGGTGACGCGCTTGTGTTAACCAAGCCGCTCGGTGTCGGAATTATGACAACAGGCATCAAACGCGGCGCGGTAACGGCCGAGCAGGAGGAAAAAGTAACGTCGGTTATGGCGATGCTGAATAAGACTGCCGCCGAGGCACTGAAAAAATACACTCCGCATGCCGTTACGGATGTGACAGGCTTCGGCCTGCTCGGCCATGGAAGCGAGATGGCGGGCGGAAGCAAGGTCAGCTTTGAAGTCGATTTTGCCAAAGTCCCTTATTTGGAAGGAACGTTGGAATTGGCCCGGGATGGAGTCGTCCCTGGCGGCTCGAAATCAAACCACGCCTGGCTGAAAGACGATATTCTGTACAATGGACTTTCTGTCGAAGAGCAGTTAATTGCCTGTGATGCAATTACATCCGGCGGACTTCTTGTCTCGATGCCTGCCGATCAGGCTGTGAATTATGTTGCAGACCTTCACGCTTTAGGCCTTGAAGAAGCTTCTGTTATCGGGAAAGTGACAGAGCAGAAAGAAAAACTCATTTACATCAGCAAAAAATAA
- the selA gene encoding L-seryl-tRNA(Sec) selenium transferase — MKQLLRSIPPVHELQQDSRFKELLLETNMDPSHLVEQVRFVIDEVRDGILSGNWDGPAPGTAPFADFFFIRLAEKVGHMYSYTLKKVINATGTILHTNLGRARLSEEAIRHAAEVAGNYSNLEYKLQEGERGSRHSHIENLLKEITGAEAAMVVNNNAAAVYLILRALAKDKEVIVSRGQLVEIGGSFRISSIMGESGAQLVEVGTTNKTHLYDYENAVNENTAMIMKVHTSNFKTIGFTKSVETDELVQLTDSLDNIIFYEDLGSGALYDFKKHGIGEEPHVKEVLGMGADIVSFSGDKLLGGPQAGIIAGKKDHIDKIKKHQLARVVRVDKMTLAALEGTLLDYAKGEAGIRNIPTVNNLLTSPDELKGRSEQFIKNLFAKTDRYKGEAIPSMGQVGGGTMPDVNLPSYSVSLSHKTLSAGQLAEKLRLETEQPIIARIQNEEVILDLRTVSSEEESIILHSLAKW, encoded by the coding sequence TTGAAACAGTTGCTTCGGTCAATTCCGCCAGTCCATGAGCTTCAGCAGGACAGCCGCTTTAAAGAATTGCTTTTGGAAACGAATATGGATCCAAGCCACCTTGTCGAACAGGTCCGGTTTGTGATCGATGAGGTGAGGGACGGCATTTTATCCGGTAATTGGGATGGTCCTGCTCCCGGCACAGCCCCGTTTGCCGATTTCTTCTTTATCAGGCTCGCTGAAAAGGTGGGGCATATGTACTCATACACCCTCAAAAAAGTAATCAATGCGACAGGAACCATTTTACATACAAACCTTGGCCGCGCAAGGCTCAGCGAGGAAGCCATCCGCCACGCGGCAGAAGTTGCCGGCAATTATTCCAATCTCGAGTATAAGCTTCAGGAAGGGGAGCGGGGATCTAGGCACAGCCATATCGAAAACCTCTTAAAGGAAATTACAGGTGCAGAGGCTGCCATGGTCGTCAATAATAATGCCGCAGCGGTCTATTTAATTTTGCGCGCGCTTGCAAAAGACAAGGAGGTAATCGTTTCGAGGGGACAGCTTGTCGAAATTGGCGGATCCTTCAGAATTTCTTCCATTATGGGAGAAAGCGGAGCACAGCTTGTTGAAGTCGGAACGACTAATAAAACTCACCTGTATGATTACGAAAATGCTGTCAATGAAAACACAGCGATGATCATGAAGGTACATACTAGCAATTTTAAAACGATTGGTTTTACGAAATCAGTCGAAACAGATGAACTGGTCCAGCTTACCGATAGCTTGGATAATATTATTTTTTATGAAGACCTTGGCAGCGGGGCACTATATGATTTCAAAAAACACGGCATCGGCGAGGAGCCCCATGTAAAGGAAGTGCTTGGAATGGGGGCGGACATCGTATCTTTCAGCGGGGATAAGCTGCTTGGCGGACCTCAGGCGGGAATCATTGCGGGCAAAAAGGATCATATTGATAAAATAAAAAAACATCAGCTTGCAAGAGTGGTCAGGGTTGATAAAATGACTTTAGCCGCACTTGAAGGAACACTACTCGACTACGCGAAGGGTGAAGCCGGGATTAGGAATATACCAACTGTCAACAATCTGTTAACAAGCCCTGATGAATTAAAAGGGCGGTCAGAACAATTTATCAAGAACCTTTTTGCAAAAACGGATAGGTATAAAGGAGAAGCGATCCCTTCAATGGGCCAGGTTGGCGGGGGCACAATGCCTGATGTCAATCTTCCGTCTTATTCCGTTTCACTTTCGCATAAAACACTATCCGCTGGCCAGCTGGCCGAAAAACTAAGGCTGGAAACTGAACAGCCAATCATAGCCCGAATCCAGAATGAAGAAGTCATCCTGGACTTAAGGACAGTTTCCTCTGAAGAAGAGTCCATCATCCTTCATTCATTGGCTAAATGGTGA
- a CDS encoding small acid-soluble spore protein P — translation MAKKDIRKNAQSVQNTSQPEPMSGSHKVKNRQHSRQKHNSHHDM, via the coding sequence ATGGCGAAAAAAGATATCCGAAAAAATGCCCAGAGTGTGCAAAATACCAGCCAGCCGGAACCCATGAGTGGTTCGCACAAAGTGAAAAATCGCCAGCATTCAAGGCAAAAGCACAATTCACACCATGATATGTGA